In the genome of Saccharomonospora viridis DSM 43017, one region contains:
- the cobA gene encoding uroporphyrinogen-III C-methyltransferase produces MPQHYLAGLRLAGRKVVVVGGGTVAQRRLPRLLAAGAAVELVAPHTTPSVQALAESKELVWHPRPYRAGDLDGAWYALACSDDANVNAAVAAEAERARIFCVRADAGEHGTAVTPATGYHDGLLVGVLSGAPRRSAAVRDAVLDGVRSGLILDGDEQWGDESPGPGVALVGGGPGDPELITVRGRRLLSRADVVVVDRLAPRELLDELPDQVEVIDAAKIPYGRAVAQKAINQALIEHARAGRFVVRLKGGDPYVFGRGFEEVLACAEAGVPVTVVPGVTSAFSVPAAAGVPVTHRGVAHEVVVVSGHVPPGDERSLVDWEALGRLRGTVVLLMGVEHIGLFVDALIAAGRPGSTPAAVIQEGTLRTQRVVRAPLSGLADAVAEAGIRPPAVTVIGPVAGLADPAVALSG; encoded by the coding sequence ATGCCGCAGCACTACCTGGCGGGTCTCCGGTTGGCGGGACGCAAAGTCGTCGTCGTGGGCGGAGGCACGGTCGCGCAACGACGTCTACCCCGTCTGCTCGCCGCGGGGGCGGCGGTGGAACTCGTCGCCCCGCACACGACACCGTCGGTGCAGGCATTGGCCGAGTCGAAGGAGCTGGTGTGGCATCCACGACCGTACCGGGCCGGAGACCTCGACGGGGCGTGGTACGCGTTGGCGTGCAGCGACGACGCGAACGTCAACGCCGCCGTGGCCGCCGAGGCCGAACGCGCCAGGATCTTCTGCGTACGGGCCGATGCGGGGGAGCACGGCACCGCGGTCACCCCGGCCACGGGGTACCACGACGGCCTGCTGGTCGGGGTGCTCTCCGGTGCCCCGCGTCGTTCGGCAGCGGTGCGCGACGCCGTACTCGACGGTGTGCGTTCGGGACTGATCCTTGATGGGGACGAGCAGTGGGGGGACGAATCGCCCGGTCCGGGGGTGGCTCTCGTCGGCGGCGGTCCCGGCGATCCGGAACTCATCACCGTACGGGGACGCCGGCTGCTTTCCCGTGCCGACGTCGTGGTGGTCGACCGACTCGCGCCCCGGGAACTGCTCGACGAGCTTCCCGACCAGGTCGAGGTCATCGACGCGGCGAAGATCCCGTATGGGCGGGCGGTGGCCCAGAAGGCCATCAACCAGGCGCTGATCGAGCACGCCCGCGCCGGTCGCTTCGTGGTGCGGCTCAAAGGCGGGGATCCGTACGTGTTCGGCCGGGGTTTCGAGGAGGTGCTGGCCTGTGCTGAGGCGGGGGTGCCCGTCACGGTGGTGCCGGGAGTGACCAGCGCTTTCTCCGTTCCTGCGGCGGCTGGGGTGCCGGTGACTCACCGCGGTGTGGCGCACGAGGTCGTCGTCGTCTCGGGGCACGTTCCTCCGGGCGATGAACGGTCGCTCGTGGACTGGGAAGCCCTCGGCAGACTGCGGGGCACCGTGGTGCTGCTGATGGGTGTGGAGCACATCGGACTGTTCGTCGACGCGCTCATCGCGGCGGGACGTCCGGGCAGCACTCCGGCCGCGGTGATCCAGGAGGGCACCCTGCGCACGCAGCGGGTGGTGCGGGCGCCGTTGTCCGGGCTGGCCGACGCTGTGGCCGAGGCCGGAATCCGACCACCGGCCGTCACCGTCATCGGCCCCGTAGCAGGACTCGCCGATCCCGCCGTCGCCCTGAGTGGGTGA
- a CDS encoding ankyrin repeat domain-containing protein, whose translation MTDSASQEPDPELLELWARVFEFARQGRTETLIAYVDAGLSPNLTNDKGDTLVMLASYYGHADTVRALLERGADPNRLNDRGQSPIAGAAFKNEPEVVKALLGGGADPELGQPSALDTARMFGNDEMLALLRPES comes from the coding sequence ATGACCGACAGCGCCTCCCAGGAGCCCGATCCGGAACTGCTCGAACTGTGGGCGCGGGTGTTCGAATTCGCCAGACAGGGCCGGACCGAGACGCTCATCGCGTACGTCGATGCGGGCCTGTCACCCAACCTGACCAACGACAAGGGGGACACGTTGGTGATGTTGGCCTCCTACTACGGACATGCCGACACCGTGCGGGCCCTGTTGGAACGCGGCGCGGACCCGAACCGCCTCAACGACCGCGGCCAAAGTCCCATCGCCGGAGCCGCGTTCAAAAACGAGCCTGAGGTTGTGAAGGCCCTGCTCGGTGGTGGTGCGGATCCTGAACTCGGGCAGCCGTCGGCGCTGGACACCGCTCGCATGTTCGGAAACGATGAGATGCTCGCGTTACTACGTCCCGAAAGTTGA